A single region of the Mycobacterium lentiflavum genome encodes:
- the cwsA gene encoding cell wall synthesis protein CwsA: MNAKAESQLTPRQRLSRGLAYSAIGPVDVARGAIGLGAHSVQSTASELHRRYREGQLARDIAAAQETLAQELAAAQEVVSSLPEALQSARKSQRRRGKRPLLIAGVAVVVLAGGAAAFSIVRRSVNRDSPESPRPPSVDVQPRP, encoded by the coding sequence ATGAACGCGAAGGCGGAATCCCAGCTGACCCCTAGGCAGCGACTGTCCCGGGGCCTGGCTTACTCGGCAATAGGGCCGGTGGACGTCGCGCGCGGTGCCATTGGTTTGGGGGCGCACTCCGTGCAGTCGACGGCATCGGAGTTGCACCGCCGCTACCGCGAGGGCCAGCTGGCTCGCGACATCGCCGCGGCGCAGGAAACCCTTGCGCAGGAACTGGCCGCCGCGCAGGAGGTGGTTTCGAGCCTGCCGGAGGCACTGCAGAGCGCGCGCAAATCCCAACGCCGCCGGGGCAAGCGGCCCTTGCTGATCGCGGGCGTCGCCGTCGTGGTGCTGGCCGGCGGTGCGGCCGCATTCAGCATCGTCCGGCGCTCAGTGAATCGCGACAGCCCGGAGTCGCCGCGCCCCCCTAGTGTGGATGTGCAACCGCGCCCCTAG
- a CDS encoding peptidylprolyl isomerase yields MADSGVVTNSPYQTATATLHTNRGDIKIALFGNHAPKTVANFVGLAQGTKEYSTQNASGSPSGPFYDGAVFHRVIQGFMIQGGDPTGTGRGGPGYQFADEFHPELQFDKPYLLAMANAGPGTNGSQFFITVGQTPHLNRRHTIFGEVTEPESQKVVDAIAATSTDGNDRPTEPVVIESITIS; encoded by the coding sequence ATGGCAGACTCTGGTGTCGTGACCAACAGCCCGTATCAGACCGCCACTGCCACACTGCACACCAACCGCGGCGACATCAAGATCGCCCTGTTTGGAAACCATGCCCCCAAGACCGTCGCCAACTTCGTTGGCCTGGCGCAGGGCACCAAGGAGTACTCGACCCAAAACGCGTCGGGCAGTCCTTCCGGTCCGTTCTACGATGGCGCGGTCTTTCACAGAGTGATCCAGGGCTTCATGATCCAGGGCGGCGACCCGACCGGTACCGGCCGTGGCGGCCCGGGCTACCAGTTCGCCGACGAGTTCCACCCCGAGCTGCAGTTCGACAAGCCCTACCTGCTGGCGATGGCCAACGCCGGCCCGGGCACCAACGGCTCGCAGTTCTTCATCACCGTCGGACAGACGCCGCACCTGAACCGGCGCCACACCATCTTCGGCGAGGTGACCGAGCCCGAGTCGCAGAAGGTTGTCGACGCGATCGCGGCGACGTCGACCGACGGCAACGACCGTCCGACCGAACCGGTCGTCATCGAGTCGATCACGATCTCTTAG
- a CDS encoding PH domain-containing protein, which translates to MQQTRWEPRTAGVAGCGLGGLLMAIASVTVVTDLPGRVMVGIAGAGLLLFAGATWRARPKLAITPAGLVIRGWFRTQVLRRSDIKIIRITEFRRMGRKVRFLEVEAADDSLVLFSRWDLGTEPLDVLDALTDAGYAGRSGAPPA; encoded by the coding sequence ATGCAGCAAACACGATGGGAGCCGCGCACGGCGGGAGTCGCTGGTTGTGGCCTCGGGGGGCTGCTCATGGCTATCGCGAGTGTGACCGTGGTCACAGACCTGCCCGGCCGCGTCATGGTGGGGATTGCCGGGGCGGGTCTGCTCTTGTTTGCGGGCGCAACGTGGCGCGCACGCCCAAAGCTGGCAATTACCCCCGCCGGTTTGGTGATTCGGGGATGGTTCCGAACGCAGGTATTGCGGCGCTCCGACATCAAGATCATTCGGATCACGGAGTTCCGCCGGATGGGACGCAAGGTGCGCTTCCTCGAAGTGGAAGCGGCGGACGACAGCCTGGTGCTGTTTTCCCGCTGGGACCTCGGTACCGAGCCGTTGGACGTGCTCGACGCGCTTACCGACGCCGGCTACGCCGGTCGCAGCGGTGCCCCGCCGGCGTAG
- the crgA gene encoding cell division protein CrgA: protein MPKSKVRKKNDFTVSAVSRTPVKVKVGPSSVWFVALFVSLMLIGLVWLMVFQLAAVGSQAPTALNWMAHLGPWNYAIAFAFMITGLLLTMRWH, encoded by the coding sequence ATGCCCAAGTCCAAAGTCCGCAAGAAGAACGACTTCACCGTCAGCGCGGTCAGCCGGACGCCGGTGAAAGTGAAGGTCGGACCGTCCAGCGTGTGGTTCGTCGCGCTGTTCGTGAGTCTGATGCTGATCGGTTTGGTTTGGCTGATGGTGTTCCAGTTGGCCGCCGTCGGAAGCCAGGCGCCGACCGCCCTCAACTGGATGGCGCATCTTGGCCCGTGGAACTACGCGATCGCGTTCGCTTTCATGATCACCGGGTTGTTGCTCACGATGCGCTGGCACTAA
- a CDS encoding DUF881 domain-containing protein: MIQTGRSPWRFGVPLVCLLAGLLLAATHGVSGGAEIRRSDAPRLVDLVRETQASVNRLKAERDELEGKIDSTHLRSSDAALAAMLRRSAELAAEADMTPVHGPGLEVTLDDAQRDANGRFPRDASPDDLVVHQQDIQAVLNALWSAGAEAIQMQDQRIIASSVPRCVGNTLLLNGRTYSPPYTVTAIGNAAAMQAALAAAPLVTLYKQYVVRFGLGYHEDVKPDVQIVGHTEPVRMHFAQPAGPVGY; encoded by the coding sequence ATGATCCAGACCGGCCGGTCACCATGGCGCTTCGGTGTCCCATTGGTTTGCCTGCTGGCCGGACTATTGCTGGCGGCCACCCACGGGGTGTCCGGTGGCGCCGAGATCCGCCGCAGTGATGCACCCCGGCTGGTGGACTTGGTGCGGGAGACCCAGGCCTCGGTGAATCGACTCAAGGCCGAACGCGACGAGCTGGAAGGCAAGATCGACTCGACGCATCTACGGTCTTCCGATGCCGCATTGGCGGCCATGCTGCGCCGTTCGGCGGAGCTGGCGGCTGAGGCGGACATGACCCCGGTGCATGGGCCCGGCCTGGAGGTGACGCTCGATGACGCCCAGCGCGACGCCAACGGCCGCTTCCCGCGCGATGCCTCCCCCGACGACCTGGTGGTGCACCAGCAAGACATCCAGGCCGTCCTCAACGCCCTGTGGAGCGCCGGCGCGGAGGCGATCCAGATGCAGGATCAACGGATCATCGCGTCGTCGGTGCCGCGCTGCGTCGGCAACACGCTGCTGCTCAACGGCCGCACCTACAGCCCGCCCTACACTGTCACCGCGATCGGTAATGCCGCGGCCATGCAGGCGGCCCTGGCCGCCGCTCCCCTGGTGACTCTCTATAAGCAGTACGTCGTCCGGTTCGGGCTCGGCTACCACGAGGACGTCAAGCCCGACGTGCAGAT